Proteins encoded in a region of the Planococcus shixiaomingii genome:
- a CDS encoding ABC transporter permease subunit codes for MKVILDILIRFLYVCVGLILMSAFVELFIRGIQLDTGLFLSNLVQILKSLVFPTTLSIIGPNGKEYSIFLQFWNHYFYSLSIFLSALLLALAIGIGLAYLTTLLPEKRLQFVSKTISLLEALPDLFIIIVIQFGVLLYFKQTGTLLFPVAATGNDKSFMLPILALALIPTLMVYKVILFLVRDELGKPYVILAKSKGFSKVYVFFRHILRNIAPSIFSHSKSIVLLLLSSMVIFERIFNINGIFTFIITYPEPSVIAFTLILFYLPIFLLYALVTLVINKTTGQRLEW; via the coding sequence ATGAAAGTCATCTTGGATATTCTGATCAGGTTCTTGTATGTATGTGTCGGGCTAATTTTAATGAGCGCTTTTGTCGAGTTGTTTATCCGTGGCATCCAGTTGGACACGGGATTGTTCCTTTCCAATCTTGTTCAAATCCTAAAGTCGCTGGTTTTTCCGACCACGCTGTCAATCATCGGACCGAACGGAAAGGAGTACTCCATTTTTCTTCAGTTTTGGAATCATTACTTCTATTCATTAAGTATTTTTTTGTCAGCTTTGCTTTTGGCATTGGCCATCGGAATCGGTTTGGCTTACTTGACGACACTGCTTCCGGAGAAGCGGCTACAGTTTGTTTCAAAAACGATTTCATTATTGGAAGCGTTGCCGGATTTGTTCATCATTATAGTCATACAGTTTGGTGTGCTGCTTTACTTCAAGCAAACCGGAACGCTGTTGTTTCCGGTCGCAGCGACTGGAAACGACAAATCGTTTATGCTGCCAATCTTGGCACTGGCGCTCATTCCGACGCTGATGGTGTACAAGGTCATCTTGTTCCTAGTTCGGGACGAACTGGGGAAACCCTATGTAATTCTGGCGAAAAGCAAAGGCTTTAGCAAAGTCTATGTTTTTTTCCGTCATATTTTGCGAAACATAGCTCCGAGTATCTTCAGCCACAGTAAATCAATCGTGCTGCTGCTCTTGTCGTCCATGGTGATCTTTGAACGGATCTTTAACATCAATGGCATCTTTACCTTCATTATTACGTACCCCGAACCCAGTGTGATTGCCTTTACGTTGATCCTGTTTTATTTGCCCATATTCTTGTTGTATGCACTGGTGACACTGGTCATTAACAAAACGACGGGTCAGAGATTGGAGTGGTGA
- a CDS encoding ABC transporter permease encodes MRLVKRLLKNKLFLTGFSMIAGCFLVSLFYFIFFNDQIPSTSLLFSENRKPLPPPYSGSVYPPFGTDEFGRDIAFVMLVGAKYTIGAALLITMLRVVPAVFIGLFLQFFLKELKRPLKSIADSINYFPTTLLAFLLLNWATREGVFMQDAVPSFGVQVLLYIAVLSLIFIPLNSVLVANEVELIYRKEFIECSRTLGAGTWRIIFKHIRPFLIPQLFVIFIREFIQTLILMSHLGILGIFIGGTVFKKNLFDRGTASSRSGEWAGTLGMWWDYLWTSYPWMAFIPIIFLTLLILAAKAMLDSLETVLSSEEQVTQVKDEGIPESARAGTLMPFRLLYPNKE; translated from the coding sequence GTGCGTCTCGTTAAGCGATTGTTAAAAAACAAGCTGTTTTTAACAGGCTTCAGTATGATTGCGGGCTGTTTTTTAGTGAGCCTGTTCTATTTCATCTTTTTCAATGATCAAATACCGTCGACCTCCTTGCTTTTTAGTGAAAATAGAAAACCTCTTCCACCACCGTATAGCGGTTCCGTTTATCCTCCTTTCGGAACAGATGAATTTGGGCGTGACATCGCCTTCGTAATGCTTGTCGGCGCCAAATATACCATTGGAGCTGCCTTGCTCATTACGATGTTGCGGGTGGTTCCGGCCGTCTTTATCGGCTTGTTCCTCCAGTTTTTTTTGAAGGAGCTGAAACGGCCGTTGAAATCCATTGCCGATTCCATTAATTATTTTCCCACTACGTTATTGGCTTTTCTGTTACTGAACTGGGCTACTCGGGAAGGGGTTTTTATGCAGGATGCTGTGCCTTCTTTTGGAGTACAGGTACTGCTCTACATTGCGGTTCTCTCACTAATTTTCATTCCGTTGAATTCGGTATTGGTCGCCAATGAAGTCGAGTTGATCTACCGAAAGGAATTCATTGAGTGTTCGAGGACGCTCGGGGCTGGAACGTGGCGGATTATCTTCAAACACATCCGGCCATTTCTGATTCCGCAGCTGTTTGTCATTTTTATACGGGAATTTATTCAAACACTGATTTTAATGTCTCACTTAGGGATTCTCGGCATTTTCATCGGAGGAACGGTCTTTAAGAAAAATCTGTTCGATAGAGGTACCGCGTCTTCACGTTCAGGTGAATGGGCGGGGACACTGGGCATGTGGTGGGATTATCTGTGGACGTCCTATCCTTGGATGGCTTTTATTCCCATAATATTCTTGACACTGCTGATCCTGGCAGCAAAAGCGATGCTTGATAGCTTAGAGACAGTTTTATCTTCTGAAGAACAGGTGACTCAAGTTAAGGACGAAGGAATCCCTGAATCTGCCCGGGCAGGGACATTAATGCCATTTCGTTTACTGTATCCAAATAAGGAGTAG
- a CDS encoding cupin domain-containing protein has protein sequence MTIKKLRDLQTFDEKKMTKQIVIGEEKSKIIVFNFLPGQEMPKHGHPHKNTFVFVIEGEGKCYLDDSDSAIEPGDIIHCNPYQKISIENTGATSMTVYVVLIEE, from the coding sequence ATGACGATAAAAAAGCTGCGAGACCTTCAAACATTCGATGAGAAAAAAATGACTAAACAAATTGTTATCGGGGAAGAAAAAAGTAAAATCATTGTGTTCAACTTTCTTCCGGGACAAGAGATGCCTAAGCATGGGCATCCACATAAAAATACCTTTGTGTTTGTAATTGAAGGGGAAGGAAAATGTTATCTGGATGATAGCGATTCCGCTATTGAGCCAGGAGATATCATACATTGCAACCCCTATCAAAAAATCAGTATAGAAAATACAGGTGCTACATCTATGACGGTATATGTCGTGCTTATTGAAGAATAG
- a CDS encoding ATP-binding cassette domain-containing protein — MLAVNDIHLKTKETLLYGATMQLEKGTIYGLSARNGSGKTTLLRTISGLRSEPLGSISIQENGQPLSALEVKKQLFYFETVEWFDPNLSGWDYLRFTQATWNQSDQPIDEIVSFWEMDSYIKTPIKKYSLGMKQKVLLAMYGVSGASYWLLDEPTIGLDTNSLKKFEAYLLEAKQDGACILFSSHQNDSLYAVCDYMYEMENGSLLLSTMKKGEE, encoded by the coding sequence ATGCTTGCAGTTAACGACATTCATTTAAAAACAAAAGAAACGCTGTTATACGGAGCCACTATGCAATTAGAAAAAGGGACAATTTACGGCTTGTCTGCCCGCAATGGCAGTGGAAAAACCACATTGCTCCGGACCATCAGTGGACTGAGAAGCGAGCCTTTGGGTTCGATATCCATTCAGGAGAACGGGCAACCGCTTTCTGCACTGGAAGTGAAAAAACAGTTGTTTTACTTTGAGACGGTGGAATGGTTTGACCCTAATTTATCCGGATGGGATTATTTGCGGTTTACACAGGCTACTTGGAACCAGTCTGACCAGCCGATCGACGAGATCGTCTCTTTTTGGGAGATGGATTCGTACATCAAGACGCCCATCAAGAAATATTCGCTTGGCATGAAACAAAAGGTGTTGCTCGCCATGTATGGCGTAAGTGGGGCAAGCTATTGGCTGCTTGATGAACCGACCATCGGCCTGGACACCAATAGCCTGAAGAAGTTTGAAGCCTATTTATTGGAGGCTAAACAGGATGGGGCTTGCATCTTATTTTCTTCACACCAGAATGATAGTTTGTATGCGGTCTGCGATTACATGTACGAAATGGAAAATGGCTCCTTACTTCTTTCCACCATGAAAAAGGGGGAGGAATAG
- a CDS encoding GNAT family N-acetyltransferase, with product MNYKVIIKMPISNNEVPELRQLIGWERRETDYPILFQRCNFWEGVRDENKKLIAFGYVCGMGLERGYLEDIMVHPNYQKQGIGVELVKGLIQESERFGLSIVTTTFEERHANFYRACGFKVGSGGVWLSSLAID from the coding sequence ATGAACTATAAAGTGATAATTAAAATGCCCATTTCGAATAATGAAGTGCCTGAGTTAAGACAACTTATTGGTTGGGAAAGACGTGAAACAGATTACCCTATACTATTTCAGCGCTGCAATTTCTGGGAAGGGGTTAGAGATGAAAATAAAAAACTAATTGCCTTTGGTTATGTCTGCGGAATGGGCCTGGAACGTGGATATTTAGAAGACATTATGGTCCATCCTAATTACCAAAAGCAGGGTATCGGCGTTGAATTGGTGAAAGGATTAATACAAGAATCTGAACGTTTTGGATTAAGTATTGTAACTACGACGTTTGAAGAACGGCATGCAAACTTTTATAGAGCATGCGGTTTTAAAGTGGGATCAGGAGGAGTTTGGCTCTCTAGTTTAGCTATCGATTAA
- a CDS encoding DoxX-like family protein yields the protein MAGKPIYVEIEILDEIEKVWAYSQNPKLHEQWDLRFSSITYNTKLPEEEVQTFTYSTKVMPGIQVSGWGKSKGTHEKKSGEKTSALHFGTEQLLSPIAEGKGYWKYIPHKEGTTFLTQYNYDVRFGFVGKLVDRLFRPVMGWGTALSFDVLKRWIEAGESPKTQYRRFFAFYAICFLFSFVWLYQGLVPKVYMQHPLEISMLTQLSPLNNAQASTAIIWIGIAEMLFACCWLIPKLQKHLLQLQVIIFPFLTLSALVAAPAVATAPFNVITLNVSLWILSIIGLLLYEQLPTAKSCKRKRGEAV from the coding sequence ATGGCAGGAAAGCCGATTTATGTGGAAATTGAAATACTGGATGAGATCGAAAAAGTATGGGCGTATAGTCAAAATCCGAAACTGCACGAGCAATGGGATTTGCGTTTTTCTTCGATTACATATAATACCAAGCTGCCGGAAGAGGAAGTGCAGACTTTTACCTACTCAACAAAAGTGATGCCAGGCATACAAGTGTCAGGGTGGGGGAAGAGCAAAGGCACCCACGAGAAAAAGAGCGGCGAAAAAACTTCTGCTCTGCATTTCGGTACAGAACAATTGCTGTCGCCTATTGCAGAAGGCAAGGGATATTGGAAATACATTCCTCATAAAGAAGGCACGACTTTTTTGACGCAATATAATTACGATGTTCGATTCGGTTTTGTAGGAAAGTTGGTTGACCGCTTATTTCGTCCAGTTATGGGTTGGGGTACCGCCCTTAGCTTCGACGTGCTAAAGCGATGGATTGAAGCGGGTGAAAGCCCGAAAACCCAATATCGCAGGTTTTTTGCTTTTTATGCGATTTGTTTTTTGTTTTCGTTTGTGTGGTTATACCAGGGATTGGTTCCCAAAGTATACATGCAGCATCCTCTCGAAATCAGCATGCTGACACAGCTTTCGCCGCTAAATAATGCACAAGCATCTACGGCTATTATTTGGATCGGTATAGCAGAGATGCTATTCGCCTGCTGCTGGCTGATTCCGAAGCTGCAGAAACACCTGTTGCAGCTGCAAGTGATCATTTTCCCTTTCCTAACTCTTAGTGCACTCGTTGCCGCTCCCGCTGTAGCGACTGCGCCGTTTAATGTCATTACTCTCAATGTCTCCTTATGGATTTTATCGATAATAGGTTTACTGCTTTATGAACAGCTGCCGACTGCGAAAAGCTGCAAAAGAAAGAGAGGGGAAGCAGTATGA
- a CDS encoding DUF4166 domain-containing protein, producing MTIYSTLLAEKFQKLHPKLQHRYALPLNQTFYAKGVMHQIENGGKLLSPFYHFASKLNFLFPESGENIPFTIANRCLLNQDGEAQVSWERTFFFPKAVRKFNAKMTIDLERQLVKDSLGDVPLFYSDLQFEVTKEGFLMITSGTQKLVLGKRELLIPNLFQGRVSVLEGYDEVKEVYTIHVSIYNSLIGRIMMYAGEFTESDC from the coding sequence ATGACGATTTACTCGACTTTATTGGCGGAGAAGTTTCAGAAATTGCATCCAAAATTGCAGCATCGCTACGCCTTGCCTTTAAATCAGACTTTCTATGCAAAAGGGGTCATGCATCAGATTGAGAATGGCGGTAAGCTGCTTTCTCCTTTTTATCATTTTGCTTCGAAGCTGAATTTCCTATTTCCCGAAAGCGGTGAAAATATCCCGTTCACCATTGCTAACCGGTGTCTCCTAAATCAAGATGGCGAAGCTCAAGTTTCTTGGGAGAGAACATTTTTCTTTCCAAAAGCGGTGCGTAAGTTCAATGCCAAAATGACAATAGATCTTGAAAGGCAGTTGGTGAAGGACTCGCTGGGCGACGTGCCATTATTTTACTCCGATTTACAGTTTGAGGTTACAAAGGAAGGGTTTCTGATGATCACTTCCGGAACACAAAAACTCGTGTTAGGTAAGAGGGAGCTCCTTATCCCAAACCTGTTTCAAGGACGGGTCAGCGTGCTGGAAGGATATGACGAGGTGAAGGAAGTCTACACAATCCATGTATCCATCTACAATAGCTTGATAGGAAGGATTATGATGTATGCTGGTGAATTTACGGAAAGCGATTGTTAA
- a CDS encoding YndJ family protein — MLVNLRKAIVNPLILFGLILFLICFFVREQSGYFYYLTAAQLVFIPSILQIIFKLRRFEELILAAGMAAVAIINFNIPHSAALIGALIYLLVTFWVAWKGVDRFFKRGFSNTAELMIDVGLIYLAVGGMWFFAYIGKFDTGFGELTTWLTAIHFHYSAFMLCISVGLIGRVRMTKLYKMSALVIATGPMAVALGITVSHTIEIISVTLYVLAIYALSFYAFRLKFPLAQAISVRIPFVTLCATILGSFLYAYGNFSGNTVVTIPTMLSIHGFLNCLLFGSFTVIGWAMHTPATTQKPFSFPVSHIRGKLKESGVPHKGLIDQLEDYVKVRDLPVRIVDFYENTERFRLFASVKWAAWFKPLAFIYQFISRRMDQLNLPFSSSKMEMTGVILLVDEQLDGRIKPRVWKRMIGAETVFVAIYSSHQRDGRTYMNIALPLPFSSMHGILQLSAENERLHLTSNGHGDAGTYLALGSYIFKLPLNENFIIRESNGNLIATHDMTLFGLHFLHIDYDIEEKIHSSQF; from the coding sequence ATGCTGGTGAATTTACGGAAAGCGATTGTTAACCCACTGATTTTATTCGGCCTGATTTTATTTTTAATTTGCTTCTTTGTTCGTGAGCAATCTGGTTATTTCTATTATTTAACAGCAGCTCAATTGGTCTTTATTCCATCAATATTACAAATAATTTTTAAACTTCGTCGCTTTGAAGAACTAATTCTAGCTGCAGGGATGGCGGCAGTGGCGATTATAAACTTCAATATTCCTCATTCGGCCGCGCTGATTGGTGCGCTCATTTATCTCCTGGTCACCTTTTGGGTAGCTTGGAAAGGAGTGGACCGATTTTTCAAGCGGGGGTTTTCCAATACAGCAGAATTGATGATTGATGTAGGACTGATTTATCTAGCGGTCGGCGGGATGTGGTTTTTCGCCTATATCGGGAAGTTCGATACCGGATTCGGTGAGCTGACAACCTGGTTAACAGCAATCCATTTTCATTATTCCGCATTTATGCTCTGTATTTCAGTGGGGCTGATTGGCCGCGTTCGGATGACAAAACTCTATAAAATGAGTGCTCTTGTTATTGCGACAGGGCCGATGGCAGTGGCGCTTGGCATCACAGTTTCACATACCATCGAAATCATCTCAGTGACGCTTTACGTATTGGCAATCTATGCCTTGTCGTTTTATGCGTTCCGCCTGAAATTTCCTTTAGCACAAGCGATTAGCGTCCGCATTCCTTTTGTGACATTATGCGCAACAATATTAGGTTCATTCCTTTATGCATACGGCAATTTCTCAGGCAATACAGTGGTGACGATTCCGACCATGCTAAGTATCCATGGCTTCTTGAATTGTTTGCTGTTTGGATCTTTTACCGTAATAGGATGGGCAATGCATACCCCGGCCACGACTCAAAAGCCGTTCAGTTTTCCTGTCAGCCATATACGCGGAAAGCTGAAAGAGTCTGGAGTTCCTCATAAGGGACTGATTGATCAGCTGGAAGACTATGTGAAAGTGAGAGACCTTCCTGTTAGGATAGTTGATTTTTACGAAAACACAGAGAGGTTCCGTTTATTCGCGTCTGTAAAATGGGCTGCATGGTTTAAGCCTCTAGCATTCATCTACCAGTTTATAAGCAGGAGGATGGACCAGCTCAATCTGCCTTTTTCATCGTCGAAAATGGAAATGACCGGTGTGATTCTTTTGGTGGACGAACAGCTTGATGGACGAATTAAGCCTAGGGTTTGGAAAAGAATGATTGGCGCAGAGACTGTCTTCGTCGCGATTTATTCAAGCCATCAGAGGGATGGACGGACTTACATGAACATCGCATTGCCTTTGCCATTCTCTTCTATGCACGGAATTTTACAATTATCGGCTGAAAATGAGCGGCTCCACTTAACGAGCAATGGACACGGAGACGCTGGAACTTATTTGGCGCTAGGAAGCTATATCTTCAAATTGCCGCTGAACGAGAACTTTATAATAAGGGAAAGCAATGGAAACTTAATTGCTACACATGATATGACTTTATTTGGACTTCACTTTTTACATATTGATTATGATATTGAAGAGAAAATACACAGCAGTCAGTTTTAA
- a CDS encoding immunoglobulin-like domain-containing protein produces MRHRKMISMLLVLLLFICGCSSNRADEQKNELEIVSEYDHLPNSYSDGKTEFSIHTDKEKYVLPITNMAVIVSNSRSGFIEFGEYRTLEKLQADTWYVVPYREQFAFTDIGLGLEPADTREQEMPLEYLNYKLTPGTYRIVKTFHTDEVLNEIVLAAQFEIEE; encoded by the coding sequence ATGAGACACCGGAAAATGATTTCTATGTTACTGGTCTTACTTCTCTTTATTTGTGGGTGTTCAAGCAATAGAGCTGATGAGCAGAAAAATGAATTAGAAATAGTTTCTGAGTATGATCATCTGCCGAACAGTTATAGCGATGGAAAGACGGAGTTTTCCATTCACACTGACAAAGAAAAATACGTTCTTCCAATAACTAATATGGCCGTCATAGTTTCAAACTCTAGATCCGGTTTTATCGAATTCGGCGAATACAGAACGCTTGAGAAATTACAGGCTGACACATGGTATGTAGTTCCCTATAGAGAACAATTTGCGTTCACTGACATCGGTTTGGGCTTAGAGCCGGCTGATACTAGGGAACAAGAAATGCCATTGGAATACTTAAATTACAAATTAACTCCAGGTACATATAGGATCGTGAAAACCTTCCATACTGATGAGGTATTAAACGAAATAGTATTGGCTGCTCAATTTGAAATCGAGGAGTAA
- a CDS encoding GNAT family N-acetyltransferase translates to MEITINLINEFDAQELFEFELRNRGFFEKMVPSRGNDYYTWDTFIERHRQLLNEQERGLSHYYLIKDKPGNIAGRINLVDIDLTTNEAEIGFRIGEAYVGKGIANRALNLLLNSESTIETIHAKTTTVNYASQKVLEKNGFIQTKISDEDFQMNAQKMKFVHYLWERRNFGLEK, encoded by the coding sequence ATGGAGATTACAATAAACTTGATTAATGAATTTGATGCACAAGAGTTATTTGAGTTTGAGCTTAGAAATCGAGGGTTTTTTGAAAAAATGGTCCCAAGTAGGGGGAACGACTATTATACTTGGGACACTTTTATAGAAAGGCATCGGCAATTGCTGAACGAACAAGAAAGAGGCCTTTCTCATTATTATTTGATTAAAGATAAGCCAGGGAATATTGCAGGGAGAATCAATTTAGTTGATATTGATTTAACAACTAACGAAGCAGAAATCGGCTTTAGAATTGGTGAAGCTTATGTTGGTAAAGGCATCGCAAATCGGGCATTAAATCTGTTGCTAAACTCCGAATCCACAATTGAAACAATACATGCAAAAACTACCACTGTTAACTACGCTTCTCAAAAGGTGTTAGAAAAAAATGGGTTTATTCAAACGAAAATTAGCGACGAGGATTTTCAGATGAATGCTCAAAAAATGAAGTTTGTTCATTATCTTTGGGAGAGGAGAAATTTTGGTCTTGAGAAATAA
- a CDS encoding ASCH domain-containing protein, whose amino-acid sequence MNEQTAKFWNSYWASQEQKPLKDVEAFQFGADADWLAALVAEGKKTATCSAHVWYEFENESLPQVGQYNIVLNSKEEPVAIIKVTEVSIMPMNEVPEDFALAEGEGDYAFWWNAHEQFFKSELGAQGLPYSETMLLVCERFEVIHKS is encoded by the coding sequence ATGAACGAACAAACAGCAAAGTTTTGGAATAGTTATTGGGCAAGTCAAGAACAAAAGCCTCTTAAGGATGTTGAGGCATTTCAATTCGGAGCAGATGCGGATTGGTTAGCTGCTTTAGTGGCCGAAGGGAAAAAGACAGCTACCTGTTCAGCTCATGTATGGTATGAATTCGAGAATGAATCCTTACCCCAGGTAGGCCAGTATAACATTGTATTAAACTCGAAAGAGGAACCAGTTGCTATTATTAAAGTGACAGAGGTATCGATTATGCCTATGAATGAAGTTCCGGAAGACTTTGCTTTAGCAGAAGGTGAAGGAGATTATGCATTTTGGTGGAATGCTCACGAACAATTTTTCAAGAGCGAGTTGGGAGCACAGGGTTTGCCATACTCGGAAACTATGCTGCTGGTTTGTGAACGGTTTGAAGTCATCCATAAATCATAG
- a CDS encoding class I SAM-dependent methyltransferase, protein MIKVKKKTYIPALRYHWLTRFYDPLIENGMREKKMKMQLVNQASLQPGDLAMDLACGTGTLALLLHKSQPEARVIGIDADPEILSIAKKKMKENRADSILFEEGFSDQLPFSNNLFHHVFTSLFIHHLTLEEKKDTFKEVHRILQSGGQFHLLDFEKPENGLMRAAFLPVQLLDGFKTTSPHVKGIIPDLLKETKFAAIEETARFSSLLGTLRAYRAFKV, encoded by the coding sequence TTGATTAAAGTCAAGAAAAAAACGTATATACCGGCACTTAGATATCATTGGCTGACACGTTTTTACGATCCGTTAATTGAAAACGGCATGCGGGAAAAAAAGATGAAAATGCAGTTGGTCAATCAAGCTTCCCTACAACCTGGCGATCTGGCAATGGATTTGGCATGCGGAACAGGCACACTTGCCCTTTTACTCCACAAATCCCAACCTGAGGCGCGTGTGATCGGAATTGACGCCGATCCGGAAATACTTAGCATTGCGAAAAAGAAAATGAAAGAAAATCGTGCCGATTCTATTCTTTTTGAAGAAGGCTTTTCTGATCAGCTCCCTTTTTCCAATAACCTGTTTCATCATGTTTTTACCAGTTTGTTCATCCACCATTTAACGCTTGAAGAAAAGAAGGATACCTTTAAAGAAGTTCACCGGATACTGCAATCGGGTGGTCAGTTCCACCTGCTTGATTTTGAGAAGCCAGAAAACGGATTGATGCGCGCAGCATTTCTCCCCGTCCAATTGTTGGATGGATTTAAAACCACTTCGCCGCATGTCAAAGGCATTATTCCAGATCTGTTAAAGGAAACTAAGTTTGCCGCAATAGAAGAAACAGCACGATTCTCATCGCTTCTTGGCACGTTGAGGGCGTATAGAGCTTTCAAGGTATAG
- a CDS encoding DinB family protein, producing MSGKELLFTFKMEIYKYSPEQLRHIPKEDVWSIGQMYDHLILVAHEYLDNMETCAALNEEQPLGKTQSGKQLFKNGGFPPLKIRLPDEMNAPPNNSDTKEELIRRMEELIERVEQWETKVDSINPNYKVEHGGFGWLNAREWYELVEMHSRHHLRQKKELESYI from the coding sequence ATGAGTGGAAAAGAATTGCTTTTTACTTTCAAAATGGAAATTTACAAATACTCACCCGAGCAGCTAAGGCATATTCCCAAAGAAGACGTTTGGTCTATTGGACAGATGTATGACCACTTAATTCTCGTGGCGCATGAGTATCTAGATAATATGGAAACTTGTGCTGCGCTAAATGAGGAACAGCCTCTAGGTAAAACTCAGTCTGGTAAGCAATTATTCAAAAACGGTGGATTTCCGCCTTTAAAAATCAGATTGCCGGATGAAATGAATGCCCCACCCAACAATTCCGATACCAAAGAAGAACTGATCCGCAGGATGGAAGAGCTAATCGAAAGGGTGGAGCAATGGGAAACGAAAGTGGATTCTATCAATCCAAATTATAAAGTAGAACATGGAGGATTCGGCTGGCTAAATGCGAGAGAATGGTACGAACTGGTTGAAATGCATTCCCGTCATCACTTGCGCCAAAAAAAAGAGCTGGAAAGTTATATATGA
- a CDS encoding DUF2268 domain-containing putative Zn-dependent protease (predicted Zn-dependent protease with a strongly conserved HExxH motif), translating into MKKGCMQRKRLLKSIFIIVLLLLLSACNEVDQRNNSSIEILNEKHPTTEQKYSIINTFDLYSSYFNKVKDDLEQEEIDKLYKKEVIDPVYDRCFADSEYLHMADFLLENAPSDKTGTSEVINNTDRKKLDDGIIESLIRSSDHLPTSEETTVCIFPTRDQDIPLMIAVGTGKIIVLYNDEYSEDLIKASIAHEYHHIVWTERNQKATQRATILDNLIFEGKAVMFEKMVYPDINEMPIDKAYILSFWEKIEDDLHKYDLNRTKEILRGDGILPDLYGYSEGYKMVEAYLDKHPNLTPEDWIDTETQVIFEEGEYLSKYK; encoded by the coding sequence ATGAAGAAGGGTTGTATGCAGAGGAAGAGGTTATTAAAATCTATCTTTATAATAGTTTTGCTTTTATTACTGAGTGCTTGCAATGAAGTGGATCAACGGAATAACTCGAGTATTGAAATTTTAAACGAAAAGCATCCCACCACAGAGCAAAAATATTCCATAATAAATACTTTTGATTTATATTCTTCTTATTTTAATAAAGTGAAGGATGATTTAGAACAAGAGGAAATTGATAAACTCTATAAAAAAGAAGTAATTGATCCAGTTTATGATCGTTGCTTTGCAGACAGTGAATACTTACATATGGCAGATTTTTTACTCGAAAATGCCCCTAGTGATAAAACAGGTACAAGTGAGGTTATCAATAATACGGATAGGAAGAAGCTCGACGATGGAATAATAGAATCATTGATTCGATCTTCTGATCATCTGCCGACAAGTGAGGAAACAACAGTTTGTATTTTTCCGACGAGGGATCAGGATATTCCTCTTATGATTGCAGTAGGTACTGGAAAAATAATCGTATTATATAATGATGAATATTCGGAAGACCTAATCAAAGCAAGCATTGCGCATGAATATCACCATATAGTTTGGACTGAAAGAAACCAGAAAGCGACGCAACGCGCGACAATCTTGGATAATCTTATTTTTGAAGGAAAAGCAGTCATGTTTGAAAAAATGGTTTATCCAGATATAAACGAAATGCCGATAGATAAAGCATATATTCTTTCGTTTTGGGAAAAGATTGAAGACGATTTGCATAAATACGACCTGAATCGGACAAAGGAAATTTTAAGAGGCGATGGAATTCTGCCCGACTTATACGGATATTCAGAAGGTTATAAAATGGTGGAAGCCTATCTCGACAAACACCCCAACTTAACACCGGAAGACTGGATAGACACTGAAACCCAAGTCATATTTGAAGAAGGGGAATACCTATCAAAGTATAAATAA